TATAAATTTGCCCTGATACCGACAGTTTAACATCCAGGATTAAGGATAAATAAAGTTGATAGCGTAAATAATCTGAAGAAATATCAAACCAGAACCCCTATCCGCAGCTTCGGGAAGGGGTTGAAAAATAGCGCGTTGAGGTTTCAATTTTGTTAGCACTTTCTAGAGGCGCACTATGGTGGGTCTCTACTTATGATTATCGGGTATTATTTTTAACATCTTGCACTAAGCAATCTAATTCCAGTTGCATTTTCTGACAAACTTGTTGATAACAAGCGTCTACATAATCGCGATCGCTTGCCGCCTCACGTCCCCAACGCTCGAATATAATAGGTTTACAGATGCGTGTATGAATTTTTGCAGGTAAAGGAAAGTCTGGTATTGGCCCAATTCCTAAACCCCAAGGCAATCCTAAGTAAATAGGAAATACTACTGGATCAATGCCAAATAACCAAGGCATACCTTGTTGATGTAGTTGCTTTAGTTGTTCGTAGAAATCGGCTAGGACTATGAGTGTATCGTGTGCGCCTTCTGAAATAATCGGTATGATTGGTGCGCCTTCTCTTAATGCCAGTTTAATAAATCCTTTGCGTCCCGCGAAGTTAATTTGATGGCGGAGGTGATGAGGTCGAAATACATCTTGTGCGCCACCAGGATAGACTAGCACTGCTGCTTCTTTTTGCAAACCTGCGATCGCCATTTTGGGGTGTGCCATAACTCCACCACACTGCGCTGCCCATTGAGTGATGATTGGTGGCGAAAGCTTCCAGACAGTAGGGTGCATTAGACCATACGTTAAACGCTCAGTACCAAAGCGCCGATACCAATCATACATACACATAAACATATCCGGTGCAGCCAAACCGCCGTTATGAGAGCCGACTAGCAGCATCTTTCCCTGTGGCGGTATATGATGCCAACCGTCGGTTGTTACCCGAAAGTAATATTTGTATA
The Oculatellaceae cyanobacterium DNA segment above includes these coding regions:
- a CDS encoding lysophospholipid acyltransferase family protein, which produces MFDIFDIFKGNQTNNSNSKQRYDGWSLEARDPQAIKSFLPVWEWLYKYYFRVTTDGWHHIPPQGKMLLVGSHNGGLAAPDMFMCMYDWYRRFGTERLTYGLMHPTVWKLSPPIITQWAAQCGGVMAHPKMAIAGLQKEAAVLVYPGGAQDVFRPHHLRHQINFAGRKGFIKLALREGAPIIPIISEGAHDTLIVLADFYEQLKQLHQQGMPWLFGIDPVVFPIYLGLPWGLGIGPIPDFPLPAKIHTRICKPIIFERWGREAASDRDYVDACYQQVCQKMQLELDCLVQDVKNNTR